Proteins encoded by one window of Streptomyces uncialis:
- a CDS encoding ABC transporter permease: MKTRPARAPGTTPPARPPLALALPAALAVAFLMLPLLGILARTPWGDLAEHLTAPGAVTALRLSLVVSGWALALALLLGVPLAWLLARVLFRGKAFVRTLVLLPMVLPPTVGGVALLLGFGRRGLLGPWLEDWFGITLPFHTAGAVVAAAFVSMPFLVISLEGTLAALSTRYEEAAASLGASPFRVFRTVTLPMVAPGLAAGAALTWARALGEFGATITFAGNLPGTTQTLPLHVYLLLQDDPEAATSVSLLLLAIAMAVLIALRGRWTTTPATAAPRADRDPAPEPRTAPEPGPSAPDPAQDPAPLPDSVPADRAPRATALDARLTGFTELALTAEGGTTLAVVGPNGAGKTTLLRALLGLPTRSHAALRLGATDLTDAPPHRRSTAWVPQSPALFPHLTALANTAYGPRAQGVPRAEARAAAQHWLDRLEVGHLAGRRPGQLSGGQAGRVALARALAARPRLLLLDEPLAALDQTTRARVRTTLRRHLDDFDGVCLIVTHDPVEAVSLADRVLVLEDGRTVQDAPPAEVSRHPRSPWVARMLGHNAWAGTATADGLRTPDGTLVIAAEPLPPGAGALAVIAPEAVSLHRDRPTGSPRNVWSGTVGELTAVGSRLRVLVTSATAPDLVAEITPGAAADLGLREGSEVFTSVKATEVVLVLV; the protein is encoded by the coding sequence ATGAAGACCCGCCCGGCCCGCGCACCCGGCACCACCCCGCCGGCCCGCCCCCCGCTGGCCCTCGCACTGCCCGCGGCGCTCGCCGTCGCGTTCCTGATGCTGCCCCTGCTCGGCATCCTCGCCCGCACCCCGTGGGGCGACCTCGCGGAGCATCTGACCGCGCCCGGGGCGGTCACCGCGCTGCGTCTGTCGCTGGTCGTCTCCGGCTGGGCCCTCGCCCTCGCCCTGCTGCTCGGGGTGCCGCTGGCCTGGCTGCTGGCCCGCGTCCTGTTCCGCGGCAAGGCGTTCGTGCGGACCCTGGTCCTGCTGCCGATGGTCCTGCCGCCGACCGTCGGCGGCGTCGCGCTGCTCCTCGGCTTCGGACGGCGCGGACTGCTCGGCCCCTGGCTGGAGGACTGGTTCGGGATCACCCTCCCCTTCCACACCGCGGGCGCCGTCGTCGCGGCGGCCTTCGTCTCGATGCCGTTCCTGGTCATCAGCCTGGAAGGCACGCTCGCCGCGCTCAGCACCCGCTACGAGGAGGCCGCGGCGTCCCTCGGCGCGAGCCCGTTCCGGGTGTTCCGTACGGTGACGCTGCCGATGGTCGCCCCCGGACTCGCCGCGGGCGCCGCCCTGACCTGGGCCCGCGCGCTGGGTGAGTTCGGCGCGACGATCACCTTCGCGGGCAACCTCCCCGGCACCACCCAGACCCTCCCCCTGCATGTGTACCTGCTGCTCCAGGACGACCCGGAGGCGGCGACCTCGGTCTCCCTGCTGCTGCTCGCCATCGCCATGGCCGTCCTGATCGCCCTCCGCGGCCGCTGGACGACGACCCCGGCCACCGCCGCACCCCGCGCCGACCGCGACCCGGCCCCCGAACCACGAACGGCACCCGAACCCGGCCCCTCCGCACCGGACCCGGCGCAGGACCCCGCACCCCTACCCGACTCCGTACCCGCCGACCGCGCGCCCCGGGCCACCGCCCTCGACGCCCGGCTCACCGGATTCACCGAGCTCGCCCTCACCGCCGAGGGCGGCACCACCCTCGCGGTCGTCGGTCCCAACGGCGCCGGGAAGACGACCCTGCTGCGCGCCCTGCTCGGGCTGCCCACCCGTTCCCACGCCGCCCTCCGGCTCGGCGCCACCGACCTCACCGACGCGCCGCCGCACCGGCGCTCCACCGCCTGGGTCCCCCAGTCACCGGCCCTGTTCCCGCATCTCACCGCCCTCGCCAACACCGCGTACGGGCCGCGCGCCCAGGGCGTCCCGCGCGCCGAGGCGCGGGCCGCGGCCCAGCACTGGCTCGACCGGCTCGAGGTGGGCCATCTCGCCGGACGCCGCCCCGGCCAGCTCTCCGGCGGCCAGGCCGGGCGGGTGGCACTGGCCCGCGCGCTCGCCGCCCGCCCCCGGCTGCTGCTGCTCGACGAACCCCTCGCCGCCCTCGACCAGACGACCCGCGCCCGGGTCCGCACCACCCTGCGCCGCCATCTGGACGACTTCGACGGCGTCTGTCTGATCGTCACCCACGACCCGGTGGAGGCCGTGTCGCTCGCGGACCGGGTCCTCGTCCTGGAGGACGGCCGTACCGTGCAGGACGCCCCGCCCGCCGAGGTGAGCCGCCATCCGCGCTCCCCGTGGGTGGCCCGGATGCTCGGGCACAACGCCTGGGCCGGCACGGCCACCGCCGACGGGCTGCGCACCCCGGACGGCACCCTCGTCATCGCCGCCGAACCCCTGCCCCCCGGCGCCGGGGCCCTCGCGGTGATCGCCCCGGAGGCGGTGTCCCTGCACCGGGACCGCCCCACCGGCAGCCCCCGCAACGTCTGGTCCGGCACGGTCGGCGAACTCACCGCCGTGGGAAGCAGACTGCGGGTCCTCGTCACCTCCGCCACCGCCCCCGACCTGGTCGCGGAGATCACCCCCGGGGCCGCCGCCGATCTCGGGCTGCGCGAGGGCTCGGAGGTCTTCACCAGCGTCAAGGCCACCGAGGTCGTCCTCGTCCTCGTCTGA
- a CDS encoding chaplin gives MSRIAKAAVLAVGTGAVMLGGAGMAAASSGAEAAAIGSPGVLSGNIVQVPVHIPVNVCGNTIDVVGILNPAFGNACVNGSAPQAQSGYGA, from the coding sequence ATGTCTCGCATCGCGAAGGCAGCCGTCCTGGCCGTCGGCACGGGCGCCGTCATGCTCGGCGGCGCCGGCATGGCCGCCGCCAGCTCGGGCGCGGAGGCCGCGGCCATCGGCTCGCCGGGCGTCCTGTCCGGCAACATCGTCCAGGTCCCGGTGCACATCCCGGTCAACGTCTGCGGCAACACCATCGACGTCGTCGGCATCCTGAACCCCGCGTTCGGCAACGCCTGCGTCAACGGCAGCGCCCCCCAGGCCCAGTCCGGCTACGGCGCCTGA
- a CDS encoding tyrosinase family protein, translating into MAHTRKNVTALTRAERKRFVDAVLAMKRRGRYDEFVRLHIEHYVADGEGDRRVAHMAPSFLPWHRRFLLEFERALQREVPGVTVPYWDWTKDRSPRALPWTDDLLGGTGHGPDRRVESGPFARANGWVVRENTTDDDHLARDLGRPSRPFPLPSKEELAYAMEQSAYDVAPWNSTVTSGFRNTLEGWTSARTGDDRWRNHNRVHRWVGGTMLGGASVNDPVFWLHHSFVDLLWSRWRASRPDGAYQPAEPPGIGSVQRGRVVARHERMTPWDETPAAMDDHSRIYRYR; encoded by the coding sequence ATGGCGCACACCCGCAAGAACGTCACCGCGCTCACCCGCGCGGAGCGCAAACGTTTCGTGGACGCCGTCCTCGCGATGAAACGCCGGGGCCGTTACGACGAGTTCGTCCGGCTGCACATCGAGCACTACGTCGCCGACGGCGAGGGCGACCGCCGGGTCGCGCACATGGCGCCGTCGTTCCTGCCGTGGCACCGCCGGTTCCTGCTGGAGTTCGAGCGCGCGCTCCAGCGGGAGGTGCCCGGGGTCACCGTCCCGTACTGGGACTGGACGAAGGACCGTTCGCCCCGCGCGCTCCCCTGGACCGACGACCTGCTCGGCGGGACCGGGCACGGGCCCGACCGGCGGGTGGAGAGCGGCCCGTTCGCGCGGGCCAACGGCTGGGTGGTGCGGGAGAACACCACGGACGACGACCATCTCGCCCGGGACCTGGGCCGCCCCTCGCGGCCGTTCCCGCTGCCGTCGAAGGAGGAGCTCGCGTACGCCATGGAGCAGTCGGCGTACGACGTGGCGCCGTGGAACTCCACCGTCACGTCCGGGTTCCGCAACACGCTGGAGGGCTGGACCTCGGCGCGTACCGGGGACGACCGCTGGCGCAACCACAACCGGGTGCACCGCTGGGTCGGCGGGACGATGCTCGGCGGGGCGTCGGTGAACGACCCGGTGTTCTGGCTGCACCACTCGTTCGTGGATCTGCTGTGGTCCCGGTGGCGGGCGTCCCGGCCGGACGGGGCGTACCAGCCCGCGGAGCCGCCGGGGATCGGGTCGGTCCAGCGGGGCCGGGTGGTCGCCCGGCATGAGCGGATGACGCCGTGGGACGAGACACCCGCGGCCATGGATGACCACAGCCGCATCTACCGGTACCGGTGA
- a CDS encoding tyrosinase cofactor — protein MPGTITAHRTRRTLLRTLFTAAVATTTATALAPLLAATREPHRPRAPRAPAELLFEETYRGRRIEGRGPGTPTAARTRPVGHHGSGGPRVTIDGRPLPLMRRADGSYLSVVDHYVSYPTPLAAARAAVDELGPARLAPGTGARNV, from the coding sequence GTGCCCGGGACGATCACCGCACACCGCACCCGCAGGACCCTGCTGCGCACCCTGTTCACCGCGGCCGTGGCGACCACCACCGCCACCGCCCTCGCCCCCCTCCTCGCCGCGACCCGCGAACCCCACCGCCCCCGCGCGCCCCGCGCCCCCGCCGAGCTCCTGTTCGAGGAGACCTACCGGGGCCGCCGGATCGAGGGGCGGGGCCCCGGGACACCGACCGCCGCCCGGACCCGCCCGGTGGGGCACCACGGGTCCGGCGGGCCGCGGGTCACCATCGACGGGCGGCCCCTGCCGCTGATGCGCCGGGCCGACGGCAGTTATCTGAGCGTGGTCGACCACTACGTCTCGTACCCGACCCCCCTCGCCGCGGCCCGCGCCGCCGTGGACGAGCTGGGCCCCGCCCGTCTCGCGCCCGGCACCGGCGCGCGGAACGTCTGA
- a CDS encoding DUF5949 family protein, which translates to MTSTPTDKRPLHPAELGTLAVMAWSGEHPDERGDLAFLLAYSLGDGPGGAEGTSAAVRRLLENTGLPPGGPVIDARTRPSFPLTLLVEAGQAVVNMPHLNAQCVVPREWLAAVEERGHAYFLFATVPWPEGTPGVEMTERTLSAFAGDEGVLATAAHCLLPARSLRS; encoded by the coding sequence GTGACCTCAACCCCCACTGACAAGCGCCCCCTCCACCCCGCTGAGCTGGGCACCCTCGCCGTCATGGCCTGGAGCGGCGAGCACCCCGACGAACGGGGGGACCTCGCCTTCCTCCTCGCCTACTCCCTCGGTGACGGGCCCGGTGGCGCGGAGGGCACCTCGGCCGCGGTGCGCCGGCTGCTGGAGAACACCGGGCTGCCCCCCGGCGGGCCCGTCATCGACGCGCGGACCCGGCCCAGTTTTCCGCTGACCCTGCTGGTCGAGGCGGGGCAGGCCGTCGTCAACATGCCTCATCTGAACGCGCAGTGCGTGGTGCCGCGGGAGTGGCTCGCGGCGGTGGAGGAGCGGGGGCACGCGTACTTCCTCTTCGCGACGGTGCCTTGGCCCGAGGGGACTCCCGGGGTCGAGATGACGGAGCGGACGCTGTCCGCTTTCGCGGGGGACGAGGGGGTGTTGGCGACTGCCGCGCACTGTCTGCTGCCGGCGCGGAGCCTGCGGAGCTGA
- a CDS encoding chaplin: MSRTAKALVLSTVAAAAVAGAAGVAAADAGAQGAAVGSPGVLSGNVVQVPVHIPVNVCGNTIDVIGILNPAFGNVCVND; this comes from the coding sequence ATGTCGCGTACCGCGAAGGCTCTCGTCCTGTCCACCGTCGCCGCCGCCGCTGTCGCGGGCGCCGCGGGCGTCGCCGCCGCCGACGCCGGGGCCCAGGGCGCGGCCGTGGGCTCCCCCGGTGTGCTCTCGGGCAACGTCGTCCAGGTCCCGGTCCACATCCCCGTGAACGTCTGCGGCAACACCATCGACGTCATCGGCATCCTCAACCCCGCGTTCGGCAACGTCTGCGTGAACGACTGA
- a CDS encoding DUF3344 domain-containing protein, with product MRNSFAPVLRRLLPPRTTVCVLSLCAVAAGGFVQAPPVHGADPDDGRPGGVVAPALPAGVPDARPAAPPRIAPYASEAASVPFAQRFHAVQHGGITRAANTSITCRGPAPTPSAVSCADARDGRAAANDDFDMFYTDVDSDPNTYNSSRGELRAPAGAKVSYARLYWGGNLLVGEQKPARDNGRVLVAEPGGSYKEVLADSVVGHRIAGGADAFQASADVTGLVRSGGTGLWTVAQVNVAMGHSQAGAWGGWTLVVAYERASEPLRQLSLWDGFQYLGESPNDAALRLDGAAAPAGARGQAGFVVYNGDTGTSGDALTLSVGRRAAATLSGPGNPAGDLFNSTVTEPGTSQPRRDPAHTGTLGYDSDVLELGEAVADGGGRLDLRLTAERDAAWAGVLFLAVETDTDAE from the coding sequence ATGCGCAATTCCTTCGCCCCGGTCCTCAGACGGCTGCTGCCGCCGCGTACCACGGTGTGTGTCCTTTCGCTCTGCGCGGTGGCGGCGGGCGGCTTCGTCCAGGCCCCGCCCGTCCACGGGGCGGACCCCGACGACGGCAGGCCGGGCGGCGTCGTCGCCCCCGCGCTCCCCGCCGGGGTACCCGACGCACGGCCCGCCGCTCCCCCGCGCATCGCGCCGTACGCCTCGGAGGCGGCGAGCGTGCCGTTCGCCCAGCGGTTCCACGCCGTGCAGCACGGCGGCATCACCCGGGCCGCCAACACGTCGATCACCTGCCGCGGACCCGCGCCCACCCCGTCCGCCGTGTCCTGCGCCGACGCGCGGGACGGACGCGCCGCGGCCAACGACGACTTCGACATGTTCTACACCGACGTCGACTCCGACCCGAACACCTACAACTCCAGCCGCGGCGAACTGCGCGCGCCCGCCGGGGCGAAGGTCTCGTACGCGCGGCTGTACTGGGGCGGCAATCTGCTGGTGGGTGAGCAGAAGCCGGCCCGGGACAACGGGCGGGTGCTCGTCGCCGAGCCGGGCGGCTCGTACAAGGAGGTCCTCGCGGACAGTGTCGTCGGGCACCGGATCGCGGGCGGCGCGGACGCCTTCCAGGCCTCCGCGGACGTCACCGGCCTGGTGCGCTCCGGCGGCACGGGACTGTGGACGGTCGCCCAGGTCAATGTGGCCATGGGGCACTCGCAGGCGGGCGCGTGGGGCGGCTGGACGCTGGTCGTGGCGTACGAGCGGGCGAGCGAGCCGCTGCGGCAGCTCAGCCTGTGGGACGGCTTCCAGTACCTGGGCGAGAGCCCGAACGACGCGGCGCTGCGGCTCGACGGCGCCGCCGCCCCGGCGGGGGCCCGCGGCCAGGCCGGGTTCGTCGTCTACAACGGCGACACCGGCACCAGCGGCGACGCGCTGACCCTCTCCGTCGGCAGGCGCGCCGCGGCCACCCTGTCCGGCCCCGGCAACCCGGCCGGTGACCTCTTCAACTCCACCGTCACCGAGCCCGGCACCTCGCAGCCCCGCCGCGACCCCGCCCACACCGGCACCCTCGGGTACGACTCCGACGTGCTGGAGCTCGGCGAGGCGGTCGCCGACGGCGGCGGGCGGCTCGATCTGCGGCTGACCGCCGAACGGGACGCCGCCTGGGCGGGGGTCCTGTTCCTCGCGGTCGAGACCGACACCGATGCCGAGTAA
- a CDS encoding glycosyltransferase, with the protein MPSNPSPTGRPDTRAEAARAARPPRPGRAPADAPPRVLHVVQPVTGGVPRVVLDLIQQHLTAPDAPRLLVACPEQGPLAGWVTAAGADWLRWDATRSPGTALPSEIRALARLIARTRPGLVHAHSAKAGLAARLALRGRVPTVFQPHAWSFEAVEGTAARLARRWEVGAARWASRIVCVSEAERATGEAAGVRGHWTVVPNGVDTDRFRPEPPAHDVLPRARRAPHDAPPALAGTDPRAPLVVCVARLCRQKGQDVLLRAWSEVVRRVPGARLALVGDGPDGERLRAGSPEGVIFAGAAEDPAPWYRAADLVVLPSRWEGMALAPLEAMACGRPVLLTDVAGARESLAPGHRAYCLVPPGDPAALARAAAGLLLDAPRRAALGAQGRRHVLTTHDVRQSARAVAAVYRDILGAERPKCRESTTS; encoded by the coding sequence ATGCCGAGTAACCCGTCCCCGACGGGCCGGCCGGACACCCGCGCCGAAGCGGCGCGGGCCGCGCGGCCGCCACGGCCCGGCCGCGCCCCGGCCGACGCGCCGCCCCGGGTGCTGCACGTCGTGCAGCCCGTGACGGGCGGGGTGCCCCGGGTGGTGCTGGACCTGATCCAGCAGCACCTCACGGCCCCCGACGCGCCGCGCCTCCTCGTCGCCTGCCCCGAACAGGGGCCGCTCGCCGGATGGGTGACCGCCGCGGGCGCCGACTGGCTGCGCTGGGACGCCACCCGCTCCCCCGGCACCGCGCTGCCCTCCGAGATCCGCGCACTGGCCCGGCTGATCGCCCGCACCCGTCCCGGACTCGTCCACGCGCACAGCGCCAAGGCCGGACTCGCCGCCCGGCTCGCGCTGCGGGGCCGGGTACCGACCGTGTTCCAGCCGCACGCCTGGTCGTTCGAGGCCGTCGAGGGGACCGCCGCCCGGCTCGCCCGCCGCTGGGAGGTCGGCGCGGCACGCTGGGCCTCGCGGATCGTGTGCGTCAGCGAGGCGGAACGCGCCACGGGCGAGGCCGCCGGGGTACGCGGCCACTGGACGGTCGTCCCCAACGGCGTGGACACCGACCGGTTCCGGCCGGAGCCCCCCGCGCACGACGTACTGCCCCGCGCGCGCCGCGCCCCCCACGACGCGCCGCCCGCGCTCGCCGGGACCGACCCGCGCGCCCCCCTCGTCGTGTGCGTCGCCCGGCTCTGCCGCCAGAAGGGGCAGGACGTGCTGCTGCGGGCCTGGTCCGAGGTCGTACGACGGGTCCCCGGGGCGCGGCTGGCCCTCGTGGGTGACGGGCCGGACGGGGAACGGCTGCGCGCCGGCTCACCCGAAGGGGTGATCTTCGCCGGGGCCGCCGAGGACCCCGCCCCCTGGTACCGGGCCGCCGACCTCGTCGTCCTCCCGTCCCGGTGGGAGGGGATGGCGCTGGCCCCGCTGGAGGCGATGGCGTGCGGGCGGCCCGTGCTGCTGACCGATGTCGCCGGGGCGCGCGAGAGCCTCGCGCCCGGCCATCGCGCGTACTGTCTCGTGCCTCCCGGGGATCCCGCCGCGCTGGCACGCGCGGCGGCCGGGCTGCTGCTGGACGCCCCCCGGCGGGCGGCACTCGGCGCACAGGGCCGTCGGCACGTCCTCACCACCCACGATGTGCGGCAGTCCGCGCGGGCCGTCGCGGCCGTGTACCGCGACATCCTCGGCGCGGAGCGCCCCAAGTGCAGGGAGTCCACCACCTCGTGA
- a CDS encoding exopolysaccharide biosynthesis polyprenyl glycosylphosphotransferase, with translation MTARPSGALSPLPPRPLSGAGAPPAGRTAAPRPRRDLPVLAVDGTAGLLAVLALGAPQRHPLILAVLTVGVGGWHARAALRRRTVTAPDALDELPALCGRVMVAWALLGAVLGALSPAFALSPRALALGCAAQVLTSCAGRGIVYARRRGRLTRRPHATLVVGPAGPARLVAAALLRHPGCGVRPVGVVTDPDIPADPAPAADLPVPPGPVLPTLTTTDEVRRALVQNGVREVLVVGADTCRVQAPLLRTLGKLGCGLWRIDPDTAGFRPANGFPGAGAPRLAGFAYTALLAPRTRRTHPGKRALDVVVSGALLLLGAPVLLLCATVIRIVDGPGVVFRQERVGKGGRRFTLLKFRTLRPADPQEAATLWSVADDSRVNAFCRFLRRTSLDELPQLWNVFRGDMSLVGPRPERPYFVAQFSRTYDGYRSRHRMETGITGLAQVQGLRGDTSIEDRARFDNAYIDTWSLWQDIRILLRTAALLVRPTGS, from the coding sequence GTGACCGCGCGCCCGTCCGGCGCCCTCTCTCCGCTGCCGCCCCGGCCGCTGTCCGGCGCGGGCGCGCCCCCGGCGGGCCGGACGGCCGCGCCGCGTCCGCGCCGGGACCTGCCGGTGCTCGCGGTGGACGGCACGGCGGGGCTGCTCGCCGTGCTCGCGCTCGGCGCCCCGCAGCGGCATCCGCTGATCCTGGCGGTGCTGACCGTCGGCGTCGGCGGCTGGCACGCGCGGGCCGCGCTGCGCCGCCGTACGGTGACCGCGCCCGACGCGCTGGACGAACTGCCCGCGCTGTGCGGGCGGGTCATGGTGGCGTGGGCGCTGCTCGGCGCGGTCCTGGGGGCGCTCTCCCCGGCCTTCGCGCTGTCTCCGCGCGCGCTCGCCCTGGGGTGCGCGGCGCAGGTGCTCACCTCGTGCGCGGGGCGCGGGATCGTGTACGCGCGCCGCCGCGGACGCCTGACGCGCCGGCCCCACGCCACGCTGGTCGTCGGACCGGCGGGCCCGGCCCGGCTGGTCGCGGCGGCCCTGCTGCGGCATCCCGGCTGCGGGGTCCGCCCGGTCGGCGTCGTCACCGACCCGGACATCCCCGCCGACCCGGCCCCGGCCGCGGACCTCCCCGTCCCGCCCGGCCCGGTGCTGCCGACGCTGACCACCACCGACGAGGTACGGCGCGCCCTTGTGCAGAACGGCGTACGTGAGGTGCTCGTCGTCGGCGCGGACACCTGCCGCGTACAGGCCCCGCTGCTGCGCACCCTCGGCAAACTGGGCTGCGGACTGTGGCGGATCGACCCCGACACCGCCGGGTTCCGCCCGGCGAACGGCTTCCCGGGCGCGGGCGCACCCCGGCTCGCGGGCTTCGCGTACACGGCGCTCCTCGCGCCCCGCACCCGCCGCACCCACCCCGGCAAACGGGCCCTGGACGTGGTCGTGTCGGGTGCCTTGCTGCTGCTCGGCGCCCCGGTGCTGCTGCTGTGCGCGACGGTGATCCGGATCGTCGACGGACCCGGGGTGGTGTTCCGCCAGGAACGCGTCGGCAAGGGCGGACGCCGGTTCACCCTGCTCAAGTTCCGTACCCTGCGCCCCGCCGACCCCCAGGAGGCGGCCACCCTCTGGAGTGTCGCCGACGACAGCCGGGTCAACGCCTTCTGCCGCTTCCTGCGCCGGACCTCGCTGGACGAGCTGCCGCAGCTGTGGAACGTCTTCCGCGGGGACATGTCGCTGGTCGGACCGCGCCCCGAACGCCCGTACTTCGTGGCGCAGTTCAGCCGGACGTACGACGGATACCGGTCACGGCACCGGATGGAGACCGGCATCACCGGGCTCGCGCAGGTCCAGGGGCTGCGCGGCGACACGTCCATCGAGGACCGGGCCCGCTTCGACAACGCGTACATCGACACCTGGTCGCTGTGGCAGGACATCCGCATCCTGCTGCGGACGGCCGCCCTCCTCGTCCGTCCCACAGGAAGCTGA
- a CDS encoding O-antigen ligase family protein — protein MLPVVALMALLALPVSGDTARSGGGTPADVMSGVLVLLAVAGAVRRAERALSRTALVVLGLPVVGFAVAATGAADAATGLTGLGRYLQVFVLVPAAVLLLVRDRADLRVLAWAFVGLALVQGGIGAHQYATGTGASYMGADIRAVGTFGPTDVMGMATVVSYGVICAVGLALGAAPGTGTGTGTGTPDGSATGTAPGTGAAVRQRVVALVCALLLLVPLALSFSRGAWIATAVACAAQLLLAGVRRAVAVGAVLAAVLVVLVGGVGVGTAMLQERVDSITKVTDAPDQSVLDRYTMWAAAVGMWRERPVTGVGLKNFPAHRDGHASLALSSGSDTAGAGSGFVRQPLLSPHNMYLLVLSEQGLLGLLALAGGWGALLVLGVRRLALVRGAAVRAPGGPSARGADCGLLACGLLVWQLVDFAYADIGGPSTVLTAVALGVVAWWALGAEAR, from the coding sequence GTGCTGCCCGTGGTCGCGCTGATGGCGCTGCTGGCGCTGCCCGTGTCCGGGGACACCGCCCGGTCCGGGGGCGGCACCCCCGCCGATGTGATGTCCGGGGTGCTGGTGCTGCTGGCCGTCGCCGGGGCGGTACGGCGCGCGGAGCGTGCGCTGAGCCGGACCGCGCTCGTGGTGCTGGGGCTGCCGGTCGTCGGGTTCGCGGTCGCGGCGACGGGCGCGGCCGACGCCGCGACCGGCCTCACCGGCCTCGGCCGCTACCTCCAGGTGTTCGTCCTGGTCCCGGCCGCGGTGCTGCTGCTGGTCCGGGACCGCGCCGATCTGCGGGTGCTGGCCTGGGCGTTCGTGGGCCTCGCGCTCGTCCAGGGCGGGATCGGGGCGCACCAGTACGCCACCGGGACCGGCGCCTCGTACATGGGCGCCGACATCCGGGCCGTCGGCACCTTCGGCCCGACCGATGTGATGGGCATGGCGACGGTCGTCTCGTACGGGGTGATCTGCGCGGTCGGCCTCGCGCTCGGCGCGGCACCGGGTACCGGGACGGGTACGGGTACGGGTACGCCCGACGGTTCGGCCACGGGGACGGCCCCGGGTACGGGTGCGGCGGTGCGGCAGCGGGTCGTGGCGCTGGTCTGCGCGCTGCTCCTGCTGGTGCCGCTCGCGCTGTCGTTCAGCCGGGGCGCGTGGATCGCGACGGCCGTGGCGTGCGCGGCGCAACTGCTGCTGGCCGGGGTGCGGCGGGCGGTGGCGGTGGGCGCGGTGCTCGCCGCCGTGCTCGTGGTGCTGGTCGGCGGGGTCGGGGTCGGCACGGCGATGCTCCAGGAACGGGTGGACTCCATCACCAAGGTCACCGACGCGCCCGACCAGTCGGTGCTCGACCGCTACACGATGTGGGCGGCGGCCGTCGGTATGTGGCGGGAGCGGCCCGTCACCGGGGTCGGGCTGAAGAACTTCCCCGCCCACCGGGACGGTCACGCCTCGCTGGCCCTGTCCTCCGGCAGCGACACGGCCGGGGCGGGTTCCGGGTTCGTCCGCCAGCCCCTGCTGTCCCCGCACAACATGTATCTGCTGGTCCTCAGCGAACAGGGGCTCCTCGGGCTGCTCGCCCTCGCCGGGGGCTGGGGCGCGCTGCTGGTGCTCGGCGTCCGGCGCCTCGCGCTCGTCCGCGGGGCCGCCGTACGGGCGCCCGGGGGGCCGTCGGCCCGGGGCGCGGACTGCGGACTGCTCGCCTGCGGGCTGCTGGTGTGGCAGCTGGTGGACTTCGCGTACGCGGACATCGGCGGCCCGTCCACGGTGCTGACCGCGGTCGCGCTGGGCGTCGTGGCGTGGTGGGCACTGGGGGCCGAAGCCCGGTGA